One segment of Cellulosilyticum sp. I15G10I2 DNA contains the following:
- a CDS encoding ABC transporter permease, whose product MKILSFIHCEVLKVLRSSVFWIVIVAFATMPIMLGLVTYINAVDAGWEPYLTDLLGTNTALLVIGFSFTACWVFGREYTDKTISELLVKPVSKLYVALSKFIVIFLWDVLLVFFMFAVVCIMGILIGLNGGTWLLITNSFLTFMAASLLTMVVSTISALLANVSKGYLAPIGLAFLIVVISNVVAQAGLAAYFPWTIPALFISNVHLGIVSIVILAITGIVGFIGTIAWWSFTEQQ is encoded by the coding sequence ATGAAAATATTATCATTTATACATTGTGAAGTTCTTAAGGTCTTGCGTTCAAGTGTTTTTTGGATTGTTATTGTCGCATTTGCCACTATGCCAATTATGCTCGGTTTAGTCACATATATCAATGCTGTAGATGCCGGATGGGAGCCTTATTTAACAGATTTACTTGGTACAAACACTGCTCTTTTGGTGATTGGATTCTCTTTTACCGCATGTTGGGTTTTCGGACGGGAGTATACAGATAAAACGATCAGTGAATTGCTAGTGAAACCAGTATCTAAACTTTATGTGGCACTTTCAAAGTTCATCGTAATTTTTCTTTGGGATGTATTGTTGGTCTTTTTCATGTTCGCTGTTGTATGCATTATGGGCATTTTGATTGGACTTAATGGTGGGACATGGTTGCTTATAACGAATAGCTTTCTTACTTTTATGGCAGCATCACTGCTAACGATGGTTGTTAGTACAATAAGTGCTCTACTAGCAAATGTCAGCAAGGGATATTTAGCTCCTATTGGACTTGCATTCCTTATTGTGGTCATTTCCAATGTCGTGGCACAGGCTGGCCTTGCCGCTTACTTTCCTTGGACAATTCCGGCATTATTTATTTCAAATGTTCATCTTGGTATCGTTAGCATCGTCATACTTGCTATTACGGGAATAGTAGGGTTTATTGGAACAATCGCATGGTGGAGCTTTACCGAACAGCAATAG
- a CDS encoding ribonuclease E inhibitor RraB, which produces MNLTLSRVHFFFYEAEAKAEDAIEDQVIFDETYRMEEIANRYKIEYDGWGCEIVK; this is translated from the coding sequence ATGAACTTGACACTTAGCCGAGTTCATTTTTTCTTCTACGAAGCAGAAGCTAAAGCTGAAGATGCGATAGAAGATCAGGTTATTTTTGACGAAACTTATAGAATGGAAGAAATAGCTAACAGATACAAAATAGAATATGACGGTTGGGGTTGTGAAATAGTGAAGTAA